A stretch of the Oceanicola sp. D3 genome encodes the following:
- a CDS encoding recombinase family protein — MVRETATKPKFVAYQRVSTARQGRSGLGLEAQRKAIDGFTASRGAQVIARFTEVESGKRNDRPELDQALNLARLTGATLVIANLDCLSRKAAFLLTLRDSGVRFLAVDMPEANDLTVGIMALVAQQEREAISRRTKEALAAAKARGAKLGNPNGAAALRRAGEGGAALRATVSRNADQFAAGLAEVVEAIRAEGHVSLRAIARELNARGILTRRGGRWQVSNVRALVGRLDADT, encoded by the coding sequence ATGGTCAGGGAAACTGCCACAAAACCGAAGTTCGTCGCCTACCAACGGGTCTCCACCGCCCGGCAGGGGAGGTCCGGCCTCGGGCTCGAAGCTCAGCGGAAAGCCATCGACGGCTTCACAGCATCAAGGGGAGCGCAGGTCATCGCCCGTTTCACCGAGGTCGAGAGCGGCAAGCGCAATGACCGGCCGGAACTGGACCAGGCCCTAAACCTCGCCCGGCTCACCGGTGCCACCCTGGTCATAGCCAACCTCGACTGCCTCTCACGCAAGGCCGCCTTTCTGCTCACTTTGCGCGACAGCGGCGTGCGGTTCCTCGCGGTCGACATGCCCGAGGCCAACGACCTGACCGTCGGCATCATGGCGCTCGTCGCCCAGCAGGAGCGCGAGGCCATATCCAGACGCACGAAAGAGGCGCTAGCCGCCGCGAAGGCGCGTGGGGCGAAGCTGGGCAACCCGAATGGGGCAGCGGCGCTCAGGCGGGCAGGGGAGGGCGGTGCGGCGCTCAGGGCGACGGTGAGCCGGAATGCGGATCAGTTTGCCGCAGGGCTAGCGGAAGTGGTCGAGGCTATCCGGGCGGAAGGGCATGTGTCGCTTAGGGCGATCGCGCGCGAGCTCAACGCACGCGGGATCCTCACCCGGCGGGGTGGGCGGTGGCAGGTGTCGAATGTACGGGCACTTGTCGGCAGGTTGGACGCTGACACATAG
- a CDS encoding phage terminase small subunit P27 family: MPEVPEPPDHLNEDARAEWARIADELSALGILTRLDRGSLAAYCQAYGRWRQAEQALARMAERDATTDGLMIRTKSGNLIQNPLVGSANKAMADMMRYAAEFGLTPSARSRVEGLSPDAGWSPADEFLA; the protein is encoded by the coding sequence ATGCCGGAGGTGCCGGAGCCACCCGACCACCTCAACGAGGACGCACGCGCCGAGTGGGCGCGGATTGCCGACGAGCTCTCCGCCCTCGGCATTTTGACGCGCCTCGATCGCGGGTCGCTCGCGGCCTATTGCCAGGCTTACGGAAGGTGGCGGCAGGCGGAACAGGCACTGGCGCGGATGGCGGAACGCGACGCGACGACGGACGGCCTCATGATCCGGACCAAGAGCGGCAACCTGATCCAGAACCCCCTGGTGGGATCCGCCAATAAGGCCATGGCGGACATGATGCGCTACGCAGCGGAGTTCGGTCTGACACCTTCGGCGCGATCCCGCGTGGAGGGGCTCTCACCAGATGCGGGCTGGTCCCCGGCCGACGAGTTCCTCGCGTGA
- a CDS encoding TRAP transporter large permease: protein MIAIYGFFALFVLLFFGLPLAFSLSVVGFVGFAMLTSIQPAGAVSAQILWDTLSSYSLSVLPLFVLMGNLVNHAGLSRDLYRASNAVVGRFKGGLAMATVFACGGFAAVSGSSLATAATMSSIALPSMKKYGYSPALSTGSVAAGGTLGILIPPSVIMVIYGTMTQTGVGQLFIAGVLPGLLGILLYALAVRAVVWRKPAAGPAGEALPFGQTLREIGRVWQVLLLFALVIGGIYLGVFTATEAAGVGAAGAFVIALAKRTLDAAALFRIFAETVRTSAMLMAVLVGALIFSGFINMAGAPRMITEAIRATGLGPTGVLMLLILFYLILGCVFDSLAMILLTVPVVFPLVQEMGYDPIWFGILLVVVVEISLITPPIGMNIFIIRSVNPEIPTTTIFKGVLPFVAADVVRLALILLFPAIVLFLPEQMAN from the coding sequence ATGATCGCAATCTACGGCTTCTTCGCCCTCTTCGTCCTGCTGTTCTTCGGCCTGCCGCTGGCCTTTTCGCTCAGCGTGGTCGGCTTCGTCGGCTTCGCCATGCTCACCTCGATCCAGCCGGCGGGGGCGGTCTCGGCCCAGATCCTTTGGGATACGCTCAGTTCCTACTCGCTCTCGGTGCTGCCGCTCTTCGTGCTGATGGGCAACCTGGTCAATCATGCCGGGCTGTCGCGCGACCTCTACCGCGCCTCCAACGCCGTGGTCGGGCGGTTCAAGGGCGGGCTGGCAATGGCCACCGTCTTCGCCTGCGGCGGGTTTGCCGCCGTATCGGGCTCCAGCCTTGCGACAGCGGCCACCATGTCCTCCATCGCGCTCCCCTCGATGAAGAAATACGGCTACTCCCCTGCCCTCTCCACCGGCTCCGTGGCAGCGGGCGGCACCCTTGGCATTCTCATTCCGCCCTCTGTGATCATGGTGATCTACGGCACGATGACACAAACGGGCGTGGGCCAGCTCTTCATCGCAGGCGTGCTGCCCGGCCTCCTCGGCATCCTGCTCTACGCACTGGCGGTGCGCGCGGTGGTCTGGCGCAAGCCCGCCGCCGGCCCCGCGGGCGAGGCGCTGCCCTTCGGCCAGACCCTGCGTGAAATCGGGCGTGTCTGGCAGGTGCTGCTTCTGTTCGCGCTCGTGATCGGCGGCATCTACCTCGGCGTCTTCACCGCCACTGAGGCCGCCGGTGTCGGTGCGGCGGGCGCCTTCGTGATCGCGCTGGCCAAACGCACTTTGGATGCTGCCGCGCTGTTCCGCATCTTCGCCGAAACCGTTCGCACCTCCGCCATGCTGATGGCGGTTCTGGTGGGGGCGTTGATCTTCTCCGGCTTCATCAACATGGCAGGCGCCCCGCGCATGATCACGGAGGCGATCCGCGCCACCGGCCTCGGCCCGACCGGCGTGCTGATGCTGCTGATCCTCTTCTACCTTATCCTTGGCTGTGTGTTCGACAGCCTTGCGATGATCCTGCTGACCGTGCCAGTGGTGTTTCCGCTGGTGCAGGAAATGGGCTACGATCCGATCTGGTTCGGCATCCTGTTGGTGGTCGTGGTCGAAATCAGCCTGATCACCCCGCCGATCGGTATGAACATCTTCATCATCCGCTCGGTAAACCCGGAGATCCCCACCACGACCATCTTCAAGGGCGTCCTGCCCTTCGTCGCCGCCGATGTCGTCCGACTCGCGCTCATTCTGCTGTTTCCGGCTATTGTCCTTTTCCTGCCCGAGCAAATGGCTAATTAG
- a CDS encoding phage terminase small subunit P27 family, protein MAVAALPRCPPHLSDTARREWRRLAAPLHEIGVLTLADRAVLAAYCQAYSRWVEAEQNLSKTPMLLKTPSGYAQQSPWLSIANKQLELMARFMGELGLTPVARRRVEIETATGPEPITKIEFVTVYTDENGKRVERSAGTWDPDANNNASNSKRIGVKWQD, encoded by the coding sequence ATGGCGGTCGCAGCGCTGCCCCGCTGCCCCCCGCACCTGTCGGACACGGCACGAAGGGAGTGGCGACGGCTCGCGGCCCCGTTGCACGAGATCGGTGTGCTGACGCTGGCAGACCGGGCGGTCCTCGCGGCTTACTGCCAGGCTTACAGCCGCTGGGTCGAAGCAGAGCAGAACCTGTCGAAGACACCGATGCTGCTGAAGACCCCGAGCGGTTATGCCCAGCAGTCCCCCTGGCTCTCGATCGCGAACAAACAGCTGGAGCTGATGGCGCGGTTCATGGGCGAGCTCGGGCTGACCCCGGTCGCGCGGCGGCGGGTGGAGATCGAGACCGCGACTGGCCCGGAGCCGATCACCAAGATCGAGTTCGTGACCGTCTACACCGATGAGAACGGCAAGAGGGTCGAGCGGTCGGCCGGCACGTGGGATCCGGACGCGAACAACAACGCTTCGAACAGCAAGCGCATCGGCGTGAAGTGGCAGGATTAG
- a CDS encoding TRAP transporter small permease, which translates to MSHEDENTPAPEPLPGPAHWLDVVAVAGAGLVLFAMMSMTFLDVLGRYLFNAPLGFAFEMTEVGMAVLVFAALPSVTLRGAHVTVGLFESLFKGRLRLIRDLAWHLVIAACFAGAAWKLSTLAARFLRYGDRTSVLHVPVGWIAWFGVICLALAALAALFLAALRLRRAHHADKSPK; encoded by the coding sequence ATGAGCCACGAGGATGAAAACACGCCGGCCCCGGAGCCCCTTCCGGGGCCGGCACACTGGCTCGACGTCGTAGCCGTGGCGGGTGCCGGGCTGGTGCTCTTCGCGATGATGTCGATGACCTTTCTCGACGTGCTCGGCCGCTACCTCTTTAACGCGCCGCTGGGCTTTGCCTTCGAGATGACAGAAGTGGGCATGGCCGTGCTGGTCTTCGCCGCGCTGCCTTCCGTCACCCTACGCGGCGCACATGTGACCGTTGGGCTCTTCGAGTCGCTTTTCAAAGGGCGTCTGCGGCTGATCCGTGACCTCGCGTGGCACCTCGTCATCGCCGCCTGCTTCGCCGGGGCGGCATGGAAGCTCTCCACCCTCGCCGCGCGTTTTTTGCGCTACGGCGACCGCACCTCGGTGCTGCACGTTCCAGTCGGCTGGATTGCATGGTTCGGGGTGATCTGCCTCGCACTGGCTGCCCTTGCCGCTCTCTTCCTCGCCGCCCTGCGCCTGCGCCGCGCCCATCACGCTGACAAGTCACCCAAATGA